One window from the genome of Streptomyces sp. NBC_00287 encodes:
- a CDS encoding MFS transporter → MTATLIAPPAVAHRDGNVLRWLAAYTSSMIGDSVYYIALSWAAVQAGSPSQAGVVMAVSAVPRALLLLGGGVLADRLGPRKVVIGSDIVRCAAVLAVAALLFLTSPGLWPLAVLGLVFGTVDAVFMPAVGALPARVTTRDQLARVQGMRGLAIRFASVVGGPLGGLGVAVGGAAAAFGLAGLLIAVSVPLLMAVRVRELPADDKAPARGDTAWRDLVAGLRYIRRHRVLAPLMLAIALGDLGFVGPLNVGLALLADERGWGASGMGWVLAGFGVGAGAASLLLTVRGRLPHAGQVAGYAIIAGSVAIGALAYVPTVGAAVGVALLVGLLAGLSGAMCGALLQTQSEPACLGRVTAVSSLVSLGFAPLSMPLSAAAIGVWGTGPVFVVSAALCGLGGVIALSVRDLRRAELPK, encoded by the coding sequence GTGACCGCCACGCTCATAGCCCCACCCGCTGTCGCCCACCGCGACGGCAACGTCCTGCGCTGGCTCGCCGCCTACACCTCCTCGATGATCGGCGACAGCGTCTACTACATCGCCCTGTCCTGGGCGGCCGTCCAGGCGGGCTCGCCCTCGCAGGCCGGAGTGGTCATGGCGGTGAGCGCCGTGCCGCGGGCCCTGTTGTTGCTCGGCGGGGGAGTGCTCGCCGATCGGCTCGGGCCACGCAAGGTCGTGATCGGCAGCGACATCGTGCGCTGCGCGGCCGTGCTCGCGGTGGCGGCGCTGCTCTTCCTCACCAGTCCAGGGCTGTGGCCGCTGGCCGTGCTCGGGCTGGTCTTCGGCACCGTCGACGCCGTGTTCATGCCGGCCGTGGGCGCCCTCCCCGCGCGCGTGACGACACGCGACCAACTCGCGCGCGTGCAAGGCATGCGGGGGCTTGCGATCCGTTTCGCGAGCGTGGTCGGCGGTCCGCTGGGCGGGCTAGGGGTGGCCGTCGGCGGGGCCGCGGCCGCGTTCGGGCTCGCCGGGCTGCTGATCGCGGTGTCGGTGCCGCTGCTGATGGCCGTACGGGTGCGAGAGCTGCCCGCCGACGACAAGGCGCCCGCGCGTGGGGACACCGCCTGGCGCGATCTGGTGGCCGGACTCCGCTACATCCGCCGCCACCGGGTGCTCGCCCCGCTGATGCTCGCCATCGCCCTCGGCGACCTCGGGTTCGTCGGCCCGCTCAACGTCGGTCTGGCGCTGCTCGCCGACGAGCGGGGCTGGGGCGCCTCCGGGATGGGCTGGGTGCTCGCCGGGTTCGGCGTCGGCGCCGGGGCCGCCTCCCTGCTGCTGACCGTGCGCGGGCGGCTGCCGCACGCCGGGCAGGTGGCGGGGTACGCGATCATCGCCGGGTCGGTCGCGATCGGTGCGCTGGCCTACGTGCCCACGGTGGGCGCGGCCGTCGGGGTCGCCCTGCTCGTCGGGCTGCTCGCGGGGCTGAGCGGCGCCATGTGCGGGGCGCTGCTCCAGACCCAGTCGGAGCCGGCCTGCCTGGGCCGGGTCACGGCCGTGTCCTCGCTGGTCAGCCTCGGGTTCGCCCCGCTGAGCATGCCGCTGTCCGCCGCCGCGATCGGCGTCTGGGGCACCGGACCGGTCTTCGTGGTCAGCGCGGCGTTGTGCGGGCTCGGCGGGGTGATCGCGCTGTCCGTACGCGACCTGCGCCGTGCCGAGCTCCCGAAGTGA
- the hisB gene encoding imidazoleglycerol-phosphate dehydratase HisB — MNRVGRVERVTKETSVLVEIDLDGSGKVDVSTGVGFYDHMLDQLGRHGLFDLTVKTEGDLHIDSHHTIEDTALALGAAFKQALGDKVGIYRFGNCTVPLDESLAQVTVDLSGRPYLVHTEPENMAPMIGEYDTTMTRHILESFVAQAQIALHVHVPYGRNAHHIVECQFKALARALRYASERDPRAAGILPSTKGAL, encoded by the coding sequence ATGAACCGCGTAGGACGCGTGGAGCGAGTGACGAAGGAGACCTCGGTGCTCGTCGAGATCGATCTCGACGGGTCCGGCAAGGTCGATGTGTCGACAGGCGTCGGCTTCTACGACCACATGCTCGACCAGCTCGGCCGGCACGGTCTGTTCGACCTGACCGTGAAGACCGAGGGCGACCTTCACATCGACTCGCACCACACCATCGAGGACACCGCCCTCGCGCTGGGCGCCGCCTTCAAGCAGGCCCTCGGCGACAAGGTGGGGATTTATCGATTCGGCAACTGCACGGTCCCGCTGGACGAGTCCCTCGCCCAGGTGACCGTCGACCTGTCCGGCCGCCCGTACCTCGTGCACACCGAGCCCGAGAACATGGCGCCGATGATCGGTGAGTACGACACCACCATGACCCGGCACATCCTGGAGTCCTTCGTCGCCCAGGCGCAGATCGCGCTGCACGTGCACGTGCCCTACGGGCGCAACGCGCACCACATCGTGGAGTGCCAGTTCAAGGCGCTGGCCCGGGCCCTGCGCTACGCCTCCGAGCGCGACCCGCGCGCGGCCGGCATCCTCCCGTCGACGAAGGGCGCGCTGTGA
- a CDS encoding TIGR03085 family metal-binding protein — protein MSTFAKRERLLLADLLEAEGPDAPTLCEGWTTRDLAAHIVVRERRPDAAGGILIKPLAARLERVMAEFADKPYEELIQLIRTGPPRFSPFSLKQVEEMSNTVEFYVHTEDVRRARPDWTPRELDPVFQDALWSRLERTARLMGRGTPTGLVLRRPDGQTAVAQRGTPVVTATGQPSELLLFLYGRQNAAEVELEGDKDAITKLGEGKQLGI, from the coding sequence ATGTCGACTTTCGCCAAGCGTGAACGACTTCTGCTGGCCGACCTCCTGGAGGCCGAGGGCCCGGACGCCCCGACCTTGTGCGAGGGCTGGACCACCCGCGACCTCGCCGCGCACATCGTGGTCCGCGAGCGCCGCCCCGATGCCGCCGGCGGCATCCTGATCAAGCCGCTCGCCGCCCGCCTGGAGCGGGTGATGGCGGAGTTCGCGGACAAGCCGTACGAGGAACTGATCCAGCTGATCCGGACCGGCCCGCCGCGTTTCTCGCCGTTCTCGTTGAAGCAGGTCGAGGAGATGTCCAACACGGTGGAGTTCTACGTCCACACCGAGGACGTCCGCCGGGCCCGCCCGGACTGGACGCCCCGCGAGCTGGACCCGGTCTTCCAGGACGCCCTGTGGTCCCGTCTGGAGCGCACCGCCCGCCTGATGGGCCGCGGCACCCCGACCGGCCTGGTGCTGCGCCGCCCGGACGGCCAGACGGCGGTCGCCCAGCGCGGTACACCGGTGGTGACGGCGACCGGCCAGCCGTCGGAGCTGCTGCTCTTCCTCTACGGCCGGCAGAACGCGGCCGAGGTGGAGCTGGAGGGCGACAAGGACGCGATCACGAAGCTGGGCGAGGGCAAGCAGCTGGGGATCTGA
- the hisF gene encoding imidazole glycerol phosphate synthase subunit HisF, whose translation MTLAVRVIPCLDVDNGRVVKGVNFQNLRDAGDPVEMAKVYDAEGADELTFLDITASSGNRETTYDVVRRTAEQVFIPLTVGGGVRTAEDVDKLLRAGADKVGVNTAAIARPDLIREIAERFGRQVLVLSVDARRTPSGGFEVTTHGGRKGTGIDAVEWAHRAAELGAGEILLNSMDADGTKDGYDIEMIEAVRKHVSVPVIASGGAGKLGDFAPAIEAGADAVLAASVFHFGDLRIGEVKQALREAGHPVR comes from the coding sequence ATGACCCTGGCGGTCCGAGTCATCCCCTGCCTGGACGTGGACAACGGCCGGGTCGTCAAGGGCGTCAACTTCCAGAACCTGCGCGACGCGGGCGACCCCGTCGAAATGGCCAAGGTCTACGACGCCGAGGGCGCCGACGAGCTGACGTTCCTGGACATCACCGCGTCGTCCGGCAACCGCGAGACGACGTACGACGTGGTGCGCCGCACCGCCGAGCAGGTGTTCATCCCGCTCACGGTCGGCGGCGGCGTCCGTACGGCCGAGGACGTGGACAAGCTGCTGCGCGCGGGCGCGGACAAGGTGGGCGTCAACACGGCCGCCATCGCCCGTCCCGACCTGATCCGTGAGATCGCGGAGCGGTTCGGGCGACAGGTGCTGGTCCTGTCGGTGGACGCCCGGCGCACCCCCTCCGGCGGCTTCGAGGTGACGACCCACGGCGGCCGCAAGGGCACCGGCATCGACGCGGTCGAGTGGGCGCACCGGGCCGCGGAGCTGGGCGCGGGCGAGATCCTGCTCAACTCGATGGACGCGGACGGCACGAAGGACGGCTACGACATCGAGATGATCGAGGCGGTGCGCAAGCACGTATCGGTCCCGGTGATCGCTTCCGGCGGCGCCGGAAAGCTCGGCGACTTCGCCCCGGCGATCGAGGCGGGCGCGGACGCGGTACTCGCGGCGTCGGTGTTCCACTTCGGCGACCTGCGGATCGGCGAGGTGAAGCAGGCGCTGCGGGAGGCGGGGCATCCGGTTCGGTGA
- the hisH gene encoding imidazole glycerol phosphate synthase subunit HisH produces the protein MELSATSKKVVVFDYGFGNVRSAERALARTGAEVEITRDFDRAMNADGLLVPGVGAFAACMKGLKEARGDWIIDRRLSGGRPVMGICVGMQILFARGIEHGVETEGLDEWPGSVEPLQADIVPHMGWNTVDAPVGSELFAGLDTDARFYFVHSYAVHDWTLETANPALRAPLVTWSTHGKPFVAAVENGALWATQFHPEKSGDAGAQLLNNWIGTL, from the coding sequence GTGGAATTGAGCGCAACCTCGAAGAAGGTCGTCGTCTTCGACTACGGCTTCGGCAATGTGAGGTCCGCCGAGCGCGCCCTCGCCCGCACCGGCGCCGAGGTCGAGATAACGCGTGACTTCGACAGGGCCATGAACGCCGACGGACTGCTGGTGCCCGGCGTCGGTGCGTTCGCCGCCTGTATGAAGGGCCTGAAGGAGGCCCGCGGCGACTGGATCATCGACCGCCGGCTGTCCGGGGGGCGCCCGGTGATGGGCATCTGCGTCGGTATGCAGATCCTCTTCGCGCGGGGCATCGAGCACGGAGTGGAGACCGAGGGCCTCGACGAGTGGCCCGGCTCGGTCGAGCCGCTCCAGGCCGACATCGTGCCCCACATGGGCTGGAACACCGTGGATGCCCCGGTCGGCTCCGAGCTGTTCGCCGGCCTGGACACGGACGCCCGCTTCTACTTCGTGCACTCCTACGCCGTCCACGACTGGACCTTGGAGACCGCGAACCCGGCGCTGCGCGCACCGCTCGTCACCTGGTCGACGCACGGCAAGCCCTTCGTGGCCGCCGTGGAGAACGGCGCCCTGTGGGCCACGCAGTTCCACCCCGAGAAGTCCGGCGACGCCGGAGCGCAGCTGCTGAACAACTGGATCGGAACCCTCTGA
- the priA gene encoding bifunctional 1-(5-phosphoribosyl)-5-((5-phosphoribosylamino)methylideneamino)imidazole-4-carboxamide isomerase/phosphoribosylanthranilate isomerase PriA, producing MASKLELLPAVDVRDGQAVRLVHGESGTETSYGSPLEAALAWQRSGAEWLHLVDLDAAFGTGDNRELIAEVAGAMDIKVELSGGIRDDASLAAALATGCTRVNLGTAALETPEWVAKVIAEHGDKIAVGLDVRGTTLRGRGWTRDGGDLYETLERLNSEGCARYVVTDIAKDGTLQGPNLELLRNVCAATDRPVVASGGVSSLDDLRAIAELVPLGVEGSIVGKALYAKAFTLEEALEAVSS from the coding sequence ATGGCTTCGAAGCTCGAACTCCTCCCGGCCGTTGACGTCCGTGACGGCCAGGCGGTCCGCCTGGTGCACGGCGAGTCCGGCACGGAGACCTCGTACGGCTCCCCGCTGGAGGCCGCCCTCGCCTGGCAGCGCTCCGGCGCCGAGTGGCTGCACCTGGTCGACCTGGACGCCGCCTTCGGCACCGGCGACAACCGCGAGCTGATCGCCGAGGTCGCCGGGGCGATGGACATCAAGGTCGAGCTGTCCGGCGGCATCCGCGACGACGCCTCCCTGGCCGCCGCGCTCGCCACGGGCTGCACACGCGTGAACCTCGGCACGGCCGCCCTGGAGACCCCGGAGTGGGTCGCCAAGGTCATCGCCGAGCACGGCGACAAGATCGCGGTGGGTCTGGACGTACGGGGCACCACGCTCCGCGGCCGCGGCTGGACCCGCGACGGCGGCGACCTCTACGAGACGCTGGAGCGCCTCAACAGCGAGGGCTGCGCGCGCTACGTCGTCACGGACATCGCCAAGGACGGCACGCTGCAGGGCCCCAACCTGGAGCTGCTGCGCAATGTGTGTGCCGCGACCGACCGCCCGGTGGTGGCTTCCGGCGGCGTGTCGTCGCTGGACGACCTGCGTGCCATCGCCGAGCTGGTACCCCTCGGTGTCGAGGGCTCCATCGTCGGGAAGGCCCTGTACGCGAAGGCGTTCACCCTGGAAGAGGCCTTGGAGGCTGTGTCGTCATGA
- a CDS encoding RidA family protein has translation MSDAVRRVQSGSPWEESFGFARAVAAGDRVLVAGTTSLKGDVLYGEGDPYEQAKMAFTSAIEAIGEFGLGVGSVVRTRMYLTHARDVDAVGRAHKELFDEVRPVSTLLVVEGFVDSRILVEVEIEAFRGAVDS, from the coding sequence ATGAGCGATGCCGTACGGCGTGTGCAGAGCGGGAGTCCCTGGGAAGAGTCCTTCGGTTTTGCACGCGCCGTCGCGGCGGGGGACCGTGTGCTGGTGGCCGGCACGACGTCCTTGAAGGGCGATGTGCTGTACGGCGAGGGCGACCCGTACGAACAGGCCAAGATGGCCTTCACCAGCGCGATCGAGGCGATCGGCGAGTTCGGGCTCGGGGTCGGTTCGGTGGTCCGTACGCGGATGTACCTGACCCATGCGCGGGACGTGGACGCGGTGGGCCGGGCCCACAAGGAACTCTTCGACGAGGTGCGCCCGGTCTCGACGCTGCTCGTGGTGGAGGGCTTCGTGGACTCGCGCATCCTGGTCGAAGTGGAAATAGAAGCATTCAGAGGAGCCGTGGATTCATGA